The genome window ACAAattagtgtgtgtatatatattatatatatttaataaagctgaagaaaaagaaCCCTAtactaatgaaaaaaaaatttttataaaaggaaaaaaaaaatgccagctaacttaaaaaaaaccccactaactataaaacaaaaaaaacaaaaccattaGGGACCAACTCCCGGAGTGATACATCTTACAATTTTATATAGAAAACAGCAACCACtaaatcacatttatataacataaaattggaaggaaaccatgtaaattgattcaaattaaatgataatatttagcaaaagagccccaccttctctcaaaatcaaatcggggatcaaaagttctacttctaattttttccaaactaagacataacattacttgggaaagCCATTGAGTtagtataggaacagaagtatctttccacttcaataaaatagctcttcCTACCAACAATGTaatgaatgcaattacatgttgatttgaaaatgaaataccctgaatatgatgtggaactattccaaataaaacagtcaatgtattaattttcaaagctttagaaattgtggaaaataaagatttccaaaaagatttcaacaagggacatgactagagcatatgtgacaaagtagctacttcatttttgcacCTATCACAGTAATTATCtatgttaggaaatattttggatagtctctcctttgttaaataatagcagtgaacaattttaaactgaattaaacaatgattggcacatatcgaagaagaattaacTATTTTCAAAACTGGTGACCagtcttcattaacaaaagtcatattaagttctcgCTCTCagtcttgtttaatctttagtgagaggttatctttttgtaataaaaataaattataaagaaagtaaatttattaaagtgcatacatgtcaccatatacagcactGGGagtcattttcttatgggcattcataGCAAatataatagaaccaatgaaaccTTTCAGGTTACCCTTGGCCCAATAGTTGTCCAACTTACAGAAATATCAGGATAATGTTAGTTTCCAGCTGGTTTTGCTTTGCTTAAAAGAAACTTGGAGACATGAAATAAAAACATATATTGGAAATCCTGAATaagacaggaaatgctggaagaattcaccGGAGTGGGCAGTGTCTGTGGGGGTGGAATTCGACCTTTTGCGGAGTTTGAGTTAAAATGCTGGCTGTTCCTGTCCTCCCACCCTCCAGCATGTACAGCATCTTGGGTCTCCTAATGCTGAAGCGATGGTGGTTAGGCAATATTGATGTGTTGAAACAATATATAcggtgccttgaaaaagtattcagctactttgctcacataaatgagtattacaaccatggattttgatcaatttatgaatttttatttgtgaacacATACTCATTTTTCTAAAGCCCCCAAAACAGGCAAGattataaagcatgaaaaactaaaaattcaaaaataaatgtcagcagttcaaaattaTTAATTCCCCTTTGCtctgtacttagttgaaccaccccTCAGCTATTAGACCCTGTAGTCTTTTGGATAAGTCACTATTAGCTTTTCATAATGcggtggagcaagatttgcccattcctcatgcaaaattgctcaagccatgccaggttagttggggaatgGTGATGATCAACAAGCTTGACGTCTTGTCAGATGTtcaatcaggttaaggtcagggtGCTGGGACACTGAAGGACATCAATTTCCTTAATTTGAAGCACCTctgtggttgctctggcagtgtgcttggggttgttgtcctgctgaaagatgaactttctTCCCACTttgttttctggcagaggctgacagttttttttaatccaggatctctctgtatttagcagtatTCATCTTCTCCTCAAtgccggcagtggtggaggcggacacgatagggtcctttaagacactcctggataggtacatggagcttagaaaaatagagggctatgggtaagcctaggtagttctaaggtagggacgtgttcggcacagctttgtgggccaaagtgcctgtatcgtgctgtaggttttctgtgtttctaatccTGACCATATtttcagtccctgctgctgaaaagcatccccatatctcctccatactttacagtagggatggtgttaccggGCTGGTGCActgtattagatttacaccacatgtactgcttagtgttgaagccacaaagttccactttagtctcatctgaccacaagaccttttcccacatctttacagtttttctgagtgatgctttgcaaagtctttatggacaagggtatgtttttttgtatttaccaTGGTTCTTCTtttccactcttccataaatgccctttttgtgcaaggccttggaaACTGCGAAGCCATCTGCGAAGCCATGGAACTCCAGCTGCAGCCACTACCTTCTGCAGCTCACTTGTTGACTACTGTCATCACGGTAGCCTCTGTTACAAGTGCTATTTTCCTTTGGCAACTAAGTTTAGAAAGGCAGCCTGACCTAGACAGTATGGCGGtgttttcatatttttttccattttgtcaGGGTGGACTGCAGTGAGCCCTGAGGTGTGTTCAGTGCCTTTGTGGTGGCCTAGTACCCGTCCCCAAATATGTGGTCTTCTATTATCATGTTCCTgacttgtcttcattttggttagtgttgaaaatctaccatacctCTGGACCATATAAAGAGGTATTTATTATGAATTCATTGAGAagaggtgatcctccaattttctacgtCAACAAATAGGGTAACGTGGCTCTTGAGAAGTTAGCGTAGTTATGCCAAGTGGATGAATACTTTCTCGGACTTACAATTTTGGTTTCTAATTTTCAGTACATTGTtgtcaggttttggaatttttcttttgatttgacatgtaCAATGTTTTGTAGGTTTGATCAGAATCCTAATTCAATACTTGTATTTAGAaaaacagtaaaatgtgaaaatagttgtgcgggctaaatactttttcaaggcactgtgaTGGAAAGTCAGTAACATGGAACCTTTATCTGTTCCTCACAGCTGCTGCCTAATTTGTTGCTTCTGTTTTGGTCTTAATTTAGTGACGCACTGAATACTTTAAATTTATCTCTCAAAGCTGTCCTTGCAGGCCCTTGGGTATATGTATTTCACTGAACAATCGCTGAATTTTTTATACTTTGTTTTATTGTAGAATGTTTCCTCACTTTCTATTTCGAATAGCCAACTGACACAATGTGTCCATTTTCACTGCATCCATAAAAGTAAATCCAGATTGTAATCTTTCAGTCCTTGTGCCTTTTTCTGCCTAAAATATAAAGTAGATCTTGCATGGTTCAAATTATACCTGAAGGCAATAGCGTCTGTAATCAATCAGATTAATAATCGTTCAGTGCTGTTGTAATATACAAGACTTTGGGCTTGTCTGAGTCATAGTAATATTTGAAATTACCCTTGTTTCTCTAAGTCATTTACTCAATCTTCGGCCTTAGCTGTGAAGAGTAGATTTGCTCTTGGGATTCTGTCATTTATCAATTTCTGTTGAATAAAGTTAGAGCAGCAGGCGTTTTGTTTCCAGTGACTGAAATGCTTTTGGTGCTCTTTGCTTGATTTCAGCAATTATTCAAAATGCTGTTGAAAATGAAAGGATAGGTTTTTCTCTGTGGAAAATCAAGTTTTTTTTCATTCACAGCTCTCACCTGGCAGACTTAGTATTTTAGTGGGATCAAACTGGCAGATTTTCCAAACTATTGGCTGTTGCTCCTATTAATACCCCAACATACAATTTTTAGTTCCTATATTATGAGGCACAGTAGTGTAACATTCTTCGTTGAGCAAGATGAGTTTAAAGCACAACCTTGTTATGCCCTAgatccttaccattaaccaaggtctCTGTAGCCCCCAGGTTGGGGAAAACCTGGTTTaaagggtttaatgtccattcggaTTTCCAAAATAAGTGGATTATTGGGGTTTTAATTACCCAGTCCAAATATTTTGCCTGTAAAATATCTGGGCTTGGACCTCTTTCACGACTAGGAAAAATTTCTGCGGGCTGCTGGTGTTTGTGGCTAAGACACCAACCAAGCCTGatgttatatttcaatgtatCTTTAATATCATAGGTACTAGTGATGGTCTGGTGATTTCAATACTTTCTCATTTACTAGTGTTCAtgttaccagacatcccaccctgcaaaaactcatttcagggaggtaacaccatcaatttgcgggagactcccggaacttccaggagagataggatgtctgcaatagagtagctccttagcagctggccagctagtttaaataacgttagcaatgctgatgaatgaatgacacctgttaaactcacctcaacatgtcttttacagtcttaacccaccatgggcaacagaaaagtcactgttgcaaacagtgcagcgagcaacactgtcattatttttgacccctattaggcaggggtacactttagtgtagtctggggtgatgtacgttttatattttctttttttggaccACTCTCCCATGGCACGCTCTTGCTCGcattctctctcgtgctctctcttgctttctctcgctctcaaaaaatcgattttcgtgatattgtatataatttgcaggcatcagggagccactatttatatgcgggagactcccggaacttccaggagaggtgggatgtctgtgctaCAAGTTTTTGTGGCAATGAAAATGCTGCAGTCAAAgctcacagtaaatttattatcatatgtcAGCATGTACAACTGTGCAATTTGTTTCCCTGTGGGCTtacttagtaaatccaagaaccataatagaatcaatgaaagactgcacccaacaggacaagtgtccaatgtgaaaaagacaaactgtgtaaatacaaaaggaaaaaataagtaacaataaataagcaataaacattgaacatgagttgaagagtctttGACAGTGAGACTATAaattgtgggaagagttcagtggagtgagtgaagttattcccactgATTCAAGAgctaataacggttcctgaacctggaggtgggCATCTTGTGGCTCCTGTACCAGCTTCCTGGTGACAGCAGTCCTGGCGGTCCTTGATGGAGGCTTCTTTCCCCTGGCATGTGCTCTATCGGGTGCagtttacccatgatggattgggtCATATCTACTACTTTTGAATTGTTCTGAATTTCCTACAAAGTTGCAGGGAAATGCACAAAATTGACTTGCAGAAATTTTCTTTATTGCTGTCATGGGTTGTACCTGCAAATGTATGATATATTCCTCTTGAAAATTAGTTGTCATGGTAATGCTCTGAGAAGTGGGGCAGGACGAAGTGTTGTATTCAAAATCAAAATGGCTAATTTGTTTCAGTTCAATGTAGTACCAGATATTGCTTAATTTAAAAATAACTAATTCCAGAGAATTTGTCCAGCTTAGGCCAGTGTAATTGTTTGAAAAGTTAGTGTCCTAGCTGACATTTGCCCTTCATAATATACTAAGTTTGTGGTTAGCTGTCTGCATTGCTGCAAAGGCAGTGAGCGCTGCTGGAGCGTGAAGTGCTTTGTCTTCATGGGAAAAGTGTTATCAGTGGTAAGTAAAGATCTTTGTCCTCCCCTCCACTGTATTATGGAGGACTTTTGAAATGAGGCACCTTAAATGTATATTTCTTGATGAGATTTATCTTGAACAGTAAATTGTGAATGAATAACCAACATTTCTGTTTGCAGTTACTTTTTACAAGAGTACCCTTGTTTTGGCCAAAAACGAACTAAAGAAAAATGCAACTGGAGCCCGAACCCCAATTGCGAAGAATGTGCTTCCCTCAACAGGAAGTACAACTATCGATAAAAGTAACCAGTTTATCAGAAAAACCACTAACGGCAATAACCAAACAGCTCTGCAGCAGAATGGGAATCGGGTTGTCAACAGTAACCAGTCTAATAAACCTACAGCTGGTGCAGCCGGCGACGGGGGTCAGCCTTCCGGAACTGCGGCCAGTGACGGGGGTCAGCCTTCCGGAAATGCGGCCAGTGACGGGGGTCAGCCTTCCGGAACTGCGGCCGGTGACGGGGGTCAGCCTTCCGGAACTGCGGCCAGTGACGGGGGTCAGCCTTCCGGAACTGCGGCCGGTGACGGGGGTCAGCCTTCCGGAACTGCGGCCGGTGACGGGGGTCAGCCTTCCGGAACTGCGGCCGGTGACGTGGGTCAGCCTTCCGGAACTGCGGCCAGTGACGTGGGTCAGCCTTCCGGAACTGCGGCCAGTGACGGGGGTCAGCCTTCTGGAACTGCGGCCAATAACAAGGGTCAGCCTTCAGGAACTGCGGCCGGTGACGGGGGTCAGCCTTCTGGAACTGCGGCCAATAACAAGGGTCAGCCTTCCGGAACTGCGGCCAATAACAAGGGTCAGCCTTCCGGAACTGCGGCCAGTGACGGGGGTCAGCCTTCCGGAACTGCGGCCAGTGACGGGGGTCAGCCTTCCGGAACTGCGGCCAGTGACGGGGGTCAGCCTTCCGGAACTGCGGCCGGTGACGGGGGTCAGCCTTCCGGAACTGCGGCCAGTGACGGGGGTCAGCCTTCCGGATCTGCAGCCAATAACAAGAGTCAGCCTTCCGGAACTGCAGCCAGTGGCAAGAGTCAGCCTTCTGGAACTGCAGCCAATAACAATATTGTCCACAATGCCATACAGCAAAGTGGATCCAAGGTTGTCAGCATATCTGATGTGCTCCCGCAGACTTCCCAATCTACCACTATAAACAAAGCTTATAAAAAGCCAGTTGCCACTGATGAAGTAGTTGCCCAAACTACTGCCCTTGATATTCATACTACAACTGAAGTGTCCTTCAAATCAGATATCAACATCGCTGCAAAACCTGCTGTTGAAGATGGTCATTTTATGATGTATCTGATACTGGGATTATTGCTTCTATCAGTGGTATATATTACATACCACAACAAAAGTAAGGTAAGCTTATTAATTTTCTTGGTATAATGTTTgtttattatgtgctgtgttgtataacataggtgatcatggtctttccatgatcatgattggtcttggcaattcttttctacagaagtgttttaccattgccaccttctggacagtgtcttaacaacacacatcaaagttgctggtgaatgcagcaggccaggcagcatctctaggaagaggtgcagtcaacgtttcaggccgagacccttcgtcaggactaactgaaggaagagctagtaagggatttgaaagttggagagggagggggagatccaaaataataggagaagacaggagggggagggacggagccaagagctggacaggtgataggcaaaagggatacgagaggatcatgggacaggaggtccgggaagaaagacaagcggggggggacccagaggatgggcaaggggtatagtcagagggacagagggagaaaaaggagagagagagagagaaagaatgtgtgtatataaataaataacggatggggtacaagggggaggtggggcattagcagaagttagagaagtcgatgttcatgccatcaggttggaggctacccagacggaatataaggtgttgttcctccaacctgagtgtggcttcatctttacagtagaggaggccgtggatagacacgtcagaatgggaatgggatgtggaattaaaatgtttggccactgggagatcctgctttctctggcggacagagcgtagatgttcagcaaagtggtctcccagtctgcgtcgggtctcgccaatatataaaaggccacatcgggagcaccggacgcagtatatcaccccagccgactcacaggtgaagtgttgcctcacctggaaggactgtttggggccctgaatgatggtaagggaggaggtgtaagggcatgtgtagcacttgttccgcttacatggataagtgccaggagggagatcagtggggagggatgggggggacaaatggacaagggagttgtgtagggagcgatccctacggaat of Mobula hypostoma chromosome 19, sMobHyp1.1, whole genome shotgun sequence contains these proteins:
- the LOC134359075 gene encoding protein SPT2 homolog, translated to MLPKCNSFGVVIWLLVGSITFYKSTLVLAKNELKKNATGARTPIAKNVLPSTGSTTIDKSNQFIRKTTNGNNQTALQQNGNRVVNSNQSNKPTAGAAGDGGQPSGTAASDGGQPSGNAASDGGQPSGTAAGDGGQPSGTAASDGGQPSGTAAGDGGQPSGTAAGDGGQPSGTAAGDVGQPSGTAASDVGQPSGTAASDGGQPSGTAANNKGQPSGTAAGDGGQPSGTAANNKGQPSGTAANNKGQPSGTAASDGGQPSGTAASDGGQPSGTAASDGGQPSGTAAGDGGQPSGTAASDGGQPSGSAANNKSQPSGTAASGKSQPSGTAANNNIVHNAIQQSGSKVVSISDVLPQTSQSTTINKAYKKPVATDEVVAQTTALDIHTTTEVSFKSDINIAAKPAVEDGHFMMYLILGLLLLSVVYITYHNKSKIISLCQKGGPKRTRRPKTSEYQRLDQNLSEVITSLKKKSNFKMS